A single window of Intrasporangium calvum DSM 43043 DNA harbors:
- a CDS encoding MBL fold metallo-hydrolase, translating to MGSGFREVADRVFVARYPQWDVNVGLILGRDGAVVVDTRASLLQGFGVLDDIRRLGSDIEVRHVVNTHVHFDHTFGNGAFTAATVHAHANVARSVEGDAARIKNLFRADPGDHPQAGYTSRDVVEVCATAVRPPDRTFEHSATIDLGDRAVTMSWAGRGHTDGDISVHVDDAGAMFLGDLVEESAPPAFGADSWPLEWADTLGEHLGWLDLSSVVVPGHGTPVDTEFVRRQRDDVAMVGRVIRERHDEGWSLDAALAEPDPRLPYALDRLEAAFSRGWEQAVVDGADGPAGAAGAPNPLPTGPLPTGPMPA from the coding sequence ATGGGCTCGGGGTTCCGCGAGGTCGCAGACCGGGTGTTCGTCGCGCGTTATCCACAGTGGGATGTCAACGTCGGGCTCATCCTGGGGCGTGACGGCGCGGTCGTCGTCGACACGAGAGCGAGCCTGCTCCAGGGCTTCGGGGTCCTCGACGACATCCGCCGCCTCGGCTCCGACATCGAGGTGCGCCACGTCGTCAACACCCACGTGCACTTCGACCACACGTTCGGCAACGGGGCCTTCACGGCGGCCACGGTGCACGCCCACGCCAACGTCGCCCGGTCGGTCGAGGGCGACGCGGCGCGCATCAAGAACCTGTTCCGCGCCGACCCCGGCGACCACCCCCAGGCCGGCTACACCTCCCGCGACGTCGTCGAGGTGTGCGCGACGGCCGTTCGGCCCCCCGACCGGACGTTCGAGCACAGCGCCACCATCGACCTCGGCGACCGGGCCGTGACGATGAGCTGGGCCGGCCGCGGCCACACCGACGGAGACATCAGCGTCCACGTCGACGACGCCGGCGCGATGTTCCTCGGCGACCTCGTCGAGGAGTCGGCACCCCCGGCCTTCGGCGCCGACTCGTGGCCGCTCGAGTGGGCCGACACGCTGGGCGAGCACCTCGGGTGGCTGGACCTCAGCAGCGTCGTCGTGCCGGGCCACGGGACTCCGGTCGACACCGAGTTCGTCCGCCGACAGCGCGACGACGTCGCCATGGTCGGTCGGGTCATCCGCGAGCGACACGACGAGGGCTGGTCGCTCGACGCGGCCCTCGCCGAGCCGGACCCGCGGCTGCCCTACGCCCTGGACCGGCTCGAGGCCGCGTTCAGCCGCGGGTGGGAGCAGGCCGTTGTCGACGGCGCGGACGGTCCCGCAGGTGCGGCCGGCGCTCCGAACCCCCTGCCCACCGGACCCCTGCCCACCGGACCCATGCCGGCCTGA
- a CDS encoding P1 family peptidase: protein MTADVTGGRPGPTNSITDVAGVLVGHCTRDEPGWLTGVTVVVAPPGGAAAGVDVRGGGPGTRETDLLDPRNLVDRVDAIVLGGGSAPGLAAVDGVVEGLFDDGRGWPMREPGQVVPIVPAAILFDLGRGGAWRHHPRAADGRAAYAAAVTSVAQGCVGAGTGARVGGLKGGVGTASVVLPSGVTVGAVVALNAVGSAVDPTTGRPYAAGLGLADEFDHVGVGSAEELAEARARAESLPDRAAGMPAMATTIGVIATDAALTKAQCQKLAGVGHDGLARAVKPVHTLFDGDTLFAMATGERGPLEPIDLLVLMEAGADCVARAIVHALLAATSVDRAGDGGLTIRSWSEAFPSALSPALG, encoded by the coding sequence GTGACCGCGGACGTGACCGGCGGTCGACCGGGACCCACCAACTCGATCACGGACGTGGCCGGGGTCCTCGTCGGGCACTGCACCCGCGACGAACCAGGGTGGCTCACCGGGGTCACCGTCGTCGTCGCCCCGCCGGGAGGGGCCGCAGCCGGCGTCGACGTGCGCGGCGGCGGACCCGGCACCCGCGAGACGGACCTGCTCGACCCCCGCAACCTCGTGGACCGGGTCGATGCCATCGTGCTGGGAGGGGGCAGCGCCCCCGGACTGGCGGCCGTGGACGGCGTCGTGGAGGGGCTCTTCGACGACGGGCGGGGCTGGCCGATGCGCGAGCCGGGACAGGTCGTGCCGATCGTGCCGGCTGCGATCCTCTTCGACCTGGGTCGGGGCGGCGCGTGGCGCCACCACCCGCGGGCCGCGGACGGGCGCGCGGCCTATGCGGCAGCCGTCACGTCGGTCGCCCAGGGCTGCGTCGGGGCGGGCACCGGCGCCCGCGTCGGAGGGCTCAAGGGTGGGGTCGGCACCGCGAGCGTGGTCCTGCCGTCTGGGGTGACGGTCGGCGCCGTCGTCGCGCTCAACGCCGTCGGCTCCGCCGTCGACCCCACCACCGGCAGGCCGTATGCCGCTGGGCTCGGTCTCGCGGACGAGTTCGACCACGTCGGGGTGGGCAGTGCGGAGGAGCTGGCCGAGGCTCGCGCGCGGGCCGAGTCGCTGCCGGACCGCGCTGCCGGGATGCCCGCGATGGCGACGACGATCGGCGTCATCGCCACGGATGCTGCCCTGACCAAGGCCCAGTGCCAGAAGCTGGCGGGCGTCGGGCACGACGGTCTGGCGCGCGCGGTCAAGCCGGTCCACACGCTGTTCGACGGCGACACGCTCTTCGCGATGGCGACGGGGGAGCGGGGGCCGCTCGAGCCGATCGACCTGCTCGTCCTGATGGAGGCGGGCGCCGACTGCGTGGCCCGCGCGATCGTGCACGCCCTGCTGGCCGCGACCTCCGTGGACCGGGCTGGGGACGGTGGACTCACGATCCGCAGTTGGTCCGAGGCGTTTCCCTCGGCGCTCTCCCCGGCGCTGGGCTGA
- a CDS encoding GNAT family N-acetyltransferase, with amino-acid sequence MADVVVRRAAADDAFIVAALHLQFARELGLPSEPGYLDRFVDAWLAERPDRPTWIAEARREHAGILETRRIRALPWPGRKDVSWLHVGGLYVIPECRDLGVARALTETMIEWSRSTDVKWIRVNAPDEKEQQFYERLGFASPGRLMEFDLRDPE; translated from the coding sequence ATGGCCGACGTCGTGGTTCGCCGTGCGGCAGCCGATGACGCCTTCATCGTGGCGGCGCTGCACCTGCAGTTCGCGCGCGAGCTGGGGCTGCCGTCCGAGCCCGGGTACCTCGACCGGTTCGTCGACGCGTGGCTGGCCGAGCGACCAGACCGGCCGACGTGGATCGCCGAGGCCCGACGCGAGCACGCGGGCATCCTCGAGACGCGCCGGATCCGGGCGCTGCCGTGGCCGGGGCGCAAGGACGTCAGCTGGCTGCACGTCGGTGGTCTGTACGTCATCCCCGAGTGTCGCGACCTCGGGGTCGCGCGGGCCCTCACCGAGACGATGATCGAGTGGTCCCGCAGCACGGACGTGAAGTGGATCCGGGTCAACGCCCCGGATGAGAAGGAGCAGCAGTTCTACGAGCGGCTGGGCTTCGCCTCGCCGGGCCGGCTCATGGAGTTCGACCTGAGGGACCCGGAGTGA
- a CDS encoding DUF3263 domain-containing protein gives MSTEHATEQTHHSESELSDRDLEILAFERQWWKYAGSKEQAIKELFDMSSTRYYQVLNALLDQPAALDADPMLIKRLRRMRASRQRARTSRRLGFNA, from the coding sequence ATGAGCACAGAACACGCCACGGAGCAGACGCACCACTCCGAGAGCGAGCTCAGTGACCGGGACCTCGAGATCCTGGCCTTCGAGCGACAGTGGTGGAAGTACGCCGGCTCCAAGGAGCAGGCCATCAAGGAGCTGTTCGACATGAGCTCCACGCGGTACTACCAGGTGCTCAACGCCCTGCTCGACCAGCCCGCCGCCCTCGACGCCGATCCCATGCTGATCAAGCGGCTGCGCCGGATGCGAGCGAGCCGGCAGCGGGCCCGCACGAGCCGTCGCCTCGGCTTCAACGCCTGA
- a CDS encoding pyridoxal phosphate-dependent decarboxylase family protein, translated as MHSFDKDPDHIAVEQVLRYARERLLMDPIPLDGPQTEDYLRSAAGQTITAAGLGATRAMELFQHTLAPACLSTDHPRYLSFIPCAPTREAAAFDVVVGASSVYGGSWLEGAGAVYAENQALRWIADLAGLPEEAGGVFVPGGTVGNLSALVVARHTARNRAAEAGTGARPWRIAATDNAHSSVVSMAAVMDAEVCGVHVDEKLRMTGPELRRTLEEHGPETFFAVVATSGTTNFGVVDDLESVADVCEEFGLWLHVDGAYGGAGLAAPSVRHLFNGIERADSFILDPHKWLFAPFDCCALLYRKPELARLAHTQEAGYLDVLTQAPEWNPTDYSIGLTRRARGLPLWYSLAVHGTDAYVEAIEGTLDVVRHAAREIGQRPHLELVREPDLSVVVFRRLGWGPADYQAWTDRMLAAEFAFVVPTTFRGETLTRFAVVNPHTTKEDVTAILDTMG; from the coding sequence GTGCACAGCTTCGACAAGGACCCCGACCACATCGCGGTGGAGCAGGTCCTGCGCTACGCGCGGGAACGCCTCCTGATGGACCCGATCCCGCTCGACGGGCCGCAGACGGAGGACTACCTCCGCAGCGCGGCGGGCCAGACGATCACGGCGGCGGGCCTCGGAGCGACCCGCGCCATGGAGCTGTTCCAGCACACCCTGGCCCCGGCGTGCCTCTCCACCGACCACCCGAGGTACCTGTCCTTCATCCCGTGTGCACCGACCCGGGAGGCGGCCGCGTTCGACGTCGTCGTCGGCGCCTCCTCCGTCTACGGCGGCTCCTGGCTCGAGGGGGCCGGCGCCGTCTACGCGGAGAACCAGGCCCTCCGGTGGATCGCGGACCTCGCCGGTCTGCCCGAGGAGGCCGGTGGGGTCTTCGTCCCGGGAGGGACGGTCGGCAACCTGTCCGCCCTCGTCGTCGCCCGCCACACGGCCCGCAACCGCGCCGCGGAGGCGGGCACCGGCGCCCGCCCGTGGCGGATCGCCGCGACCGACAACGCCCACTCGTCCGTCGTCTCCATGGCCGCCGTCATGGACGCCGAGGTCTGCGGCGTCCACGTCGACGAGAAGCTGCGGATGACCGGGCCCGAGCTGCGGCGCACGCTCGAGGAGCACGGGCCCGAGACGTTCTTCGCCGTCGTGGCGACGAGCGGCACGACGAACTTCGGTGTCGTCGACGACCTCGAGTCCGTCGCCGACGTGTGCGAGGAGTTCGGGCTGTGGCTGCACGTCGACGGCGCCTACGGGGGAGCGGGTCTGGCGGCACCCTCGGTGCGCCACCTGTTCAACGGGATCGAGCGGGCCGACTCGTTCATCCTCGACCCGCACAAGTGGCTCTTCGCGCCGTTCGACTGCTGTGCCCTGCTCTACCGGAAGCCGGAGCTGGCCCGCCTCGCCCACACGCAGGAGGCCGGCTACCTCGACGTGCTCACCCAGGCCCCCGAGTGGAACCCCACCGACTACTCGATCGGGCTCACCCGCCGCGCCCGGGGGCTACCGCTCTGGTACTCGCTCGCGGTGCACGGGACCGACGCCTACGTCGAGGCCATCGAGGGGACCCTCGACGTCGTGCGGCATGCCGCGCGGGAGATCGGGCAGCGACCCCACCTCGAGCTCGTCCGGGAGCCGGACCTGTCCGTCGTCGTGTTCCGCCGGCTCGGCTGGGGGCCCGCGGACTACCAGGCGTGGACCGACCGGATGCTCGCGGCTGAGTTCGCCTTCGTCGTGCCGACGACCTTCCGCGGGGAGACGTTGACGCGGTTCGCCGTGGTCAACCCACACACGACGAAGGAGGACGTCACTGCGATCCTCGACACGATGGGGTGA
- a CDS encoding HAD family hydrolase — protein sequence MTDSLRPRWPVVIFDLDGTLADTVNLIVESYQYAFRTVMGREEDPDVIRSWIGRPLSSAFRDHAPEHADQLYDTYLGWNADNTERLIRSYEGAREVLAALGEAGAKVAVATSKRRESAQQAMDLLGLSPHVGALVALEDTEIHKPEPAPLLLALERLGQSDPSKAAYVGDAVVDVLAGKAAGMATIAVTWGAGVRANLDKVRPDGVATTTAELRDLLLTSA from the coding sequence GTGACTGATTCCCTGAGGCCGCGCTGGCCCGTCGTGATCTTCGACCTCGACGGCACGCTCGCGGACACCGTGAACCTCATCGTCGAGTCCTACCAGTACGCCTTCCGTACGGTCATGGGCCGCGAGGAGGACCCCGACGTGATCCGGTCGTGGATCGGCCGCCCCCTGAGCAGCGCCTTCCGCGACCACGCGCCCGAGCACGCCGACCAGCTCTACGACACGTACCTCGGCTGGAACGCCGACAACACCGAGCGGCTCATCCGCAGCTACGAGGGCGCCCGCGAGGTGCTCGCGGCCCTGGGCGAGGCAGGGGCCAAGGTCGCCGTGGCGACGTCGAAGCGCCGCGAGTCCGCGCAGCAGGCGATGGACCTGCTGGGCCTCTCCCCGCACGTCGGCGCCCTCGTCGCGCTGGAGGACACCGAGATCCACAAGCCCGAGCCGGCCCCGCTCCTGCTCGCCCTCGAGCGGCTCGGCCAGTCCGACCCGTCCAAGGCCGCGTACGTGGGCGACGCCGTCGTCGACGTGCTGGCCGGCAAGGCCGCCGGGATGGCGACCATCGCGGTGACCTGGGGCGCCGGCGTGCGGGCCAACCTCGACAAGGTCCGACCCGACGGCGTCGCCACGACGACCGCCGAGCTGCGTGACCTCCTCCTGACCTCCGCCTGA
- a CDS encoding N-acetylglucosamine-6-phosphate deacetylase, with protein sequence MTTTLRGPALIDGAVVTAEIAVDGDRIAAVRPMGPTDPATPGSEPVLGTMSAAYVDLHCHGGGGSAFTDLDPDAAAAAARHHHARGSTSLLASLVTMSPADLLRGVEILADLADDGLVDGIHLEGPWLSAARCGAHDPRLLRDPDLHEVDRLLTAARGHVTQVTVAPERERGLELVRHLHHSGVHVAIGHTTATYAQVGQAVAAGADLATHLFNGMDPWHHRTPGAVPALLRAAVHDGVTLELIADGVHLSDDTVRSVVDLVGPSRVALVSDAMAAAGIGDGPYVLGGLSVVVSAGTARLSSRPGEPEGSIAGGTSHVADLVARQVGAGMSLPYAAQLATSTPARLLGLADRGALRAGARADLVVLDPAARVTRVMRAGRWLHGV encoded by the coding sequence ATGACCACCACACTGCGCGGACCAGCCCTCATCGACGGTGCCGTCGTCACCGCCGAGATCGCCGTCGACGGGGACCGCATCGCCGCCGTCCGACCGATGGGCCCCACCGACCCGGCCACCCCGGGGAGCGAGCCGGTCCTGGGGACGATGTCAGCGGCATACGTCGACCTGCACTGCCACGGCGGCGGGGGGAGCGCGTTCACCGATCTCGACCCCGACGCGGCGGCCGCTGCCGCCCGGCACCACCACGCCCGCGGCTCGACGAGCCTGCTCGCGAGCCTCGTGACGATGTCGCCGGCCGACCTGCTGCGCGGCGTCGAGATCCTCGCCGACCTCGCGGACGACGGACTCGTCGACGGCATCCACCTCGAGGGCCCCTGGCTGTCGGCGGCCCGCTGCGGCGCCCACGACCCTCGACTGCTCCGCGACCCGGACCTCCACGAGGTCGACCGCCTGCTGACGGCCGCCCGAGGGCACGTCACCCAGGTGACCGTGGCCCCCGAGCGCGAGCGAGGCTTGGAGCTCGTGCGACACCTCCACCACTCGGGGGTCCACGTCGCGATCGGGCACACCACGGCGACGTATGCGCAGGTCGGGCAGGCTGTGGCGGCCGGCGCGGACCTCGCGACCCACCTCTTCAACGGGATGGACCCGTGGCACCACCGGACGCCGGGAGCGGTCCCGGCCCTCCTTCGTGCGGCCGTCCATGACGGGGTGACGCTCGAGCTGATCGCCGACGGCGTCCACCTCTCCGACGACACGGTTCGGTCGGTGGTCGACCTCGTCGGCCCGTCCCGCGTCGCGCTCGTCTCCGACGCCATGGCGGCCGCGGGCATCGGTGACGGTCCGTACGTCCTCGGGGGCCTGTCCGTCGTCGTCTCCGCCGGCACGGCCCGCCTCTCGAGCCGGCCGGGGGAGCCCGAGGGCTCCATCGCAGGGGGGACGAGCCACGTCGCCGACCTCGTCGCCCGCCAGGTCGGTGCCGGGATGTCCCTGCCGTATGCCGCTCAGCTCGCTACCAGCACGCCGGCCCGCCTGCTGGGGTTGGCTGACCGGGGGGCGCTGCGCGCCGGGGCCCGCGCGGACCTCGTCGTGCTCGACCCCGCGGCCCGCGTCACCCGGGTGATGCGGGCGGGTCGCTGGCTCCACGGTGTCTGA
- a CDS encoding uracil-DNA glycosylase, whose product MPAHPLTELVHPTWLPVLEPVADTIRSLGDFLRAEVAAGRGYLPAGPAILRAFTVPLDDVRVLVVGQDPYPTPGHPVGLSFSVAPDVRPVPRSLQNIYQELGSDLGLPTPADGDLSPWFERGVMLLNRVLTVRPGQSGSHQGKGWETVTAQAITGLVQRGGPMVAILWGRQAQSLAPLLGTVPRIESAHPSPLSARSGFFGSRPFSRANDLLAQQGAAPIDWKLT is encoded by the coding sequence GTGCCCGCCCACCCCCTGACCGAGCTCGTCCACCCGACCTGGCTGCCCGTCCTCGAACCGGTGGCCGACACCATCCGGTCCTTGGGGGACTTCCTCCGGGCCGAGGTCGCGGCCGGGCGCGGCTACCTGCCCGCCGGACCGGCGATCCTGCGGGCGTTCACCGTCCCGCTCGACGACGTCCGCGTCCTCGTCGTGGGGCAGGATCCCTACCCGACGCCCGGACACCCGGTGGGTCTCTCCTTCTCCGTCGCCCCGGACGTGCGGCCCGTGCCGCGGTCCCTCCAGAACATCTACCAGGAGCTGGGGTCCGACCTCGGGCTCCCGACGCCGGCCGACGGGGACCTCAGCCCGTGGTTCGAGCGGGGCGTCATGCTCCTCAACCGGGTCCTCACCGTGCGCCCCGGCCAGTCCGGCAGCCACCAGGGCAAGGGCTGGGAGACGGTGACCGCGCAGGCGATCACGGGGCTGGTGCAGCGCGGGGGCCCGATGGTCGCGATCCTCTGGGGGCGGCAGGCCCAGTCCCTCGCGCCGCTGCTCGGGACCGTCCCGCGCATCGAGAGCGCCCACCCGTCACCCCTGTCGGCGCGGTCGGGCTTCTTCGGGTCCCGGCCGTTCAGCCGGGCCAACGACCTCCTCGCCCAGCAGGGCGCCGCACCGATCGACTGGAAGCTGACATGA
- a CDS encoding SGNH/GDSL hydrolase family protein, whose product MTEPSAPTRRLWSRYVAIGDSFTEGMCDDDPLLVGDGSHGEFGGWADRLAAHLSEMAQDAGLGFGYANLAVRGRKLADVVGPQLDSALALEPDLVSIVGGGNDILRPRADLEALAAELEAAVARIRATGADVLMATPVDPADAPLVKATRARAAIHTANIWSIARRQGAHVIDQWGLHALRDWRMWAEDRIHMTSEGHRRVALAALQALGHAPADADWETPLDPAPPLSRREALHANAQWAKEYVGPWVHRRLTGRSSGDARSPKRPEVGPLP is encoded by the coding sequence ATGACCGAGCCGTCCGCACCGACCCGACGCCTGTGGAGCCGCTACGTGGCCATCGGCGACTCGTTCACCGAGGGGATGTGCGACGACGACCCCCTGCTCGTCGGCGACGGGTCGCACGGCGAGTTCGGTGGGTGGGCCGACCGGTTGGCCGCGCACCTGTCCGAGATGGCGCAGGACGCGGGTCTCGGGTTCGGCTACGCCAACCTCGCCGTGCGCGGTCGCAAGCTCGCGGACGTCGTCGGCCCGCAGCTGGACTCGGCCCTGGCGCTGGAGCCGGACCTCGTCAGCATCGTCGGTGGCGGCAACGACATCCTCCGGCCACGCGCCGACCTCGAGGCCCTGGCGGCGGAGCTCGAGGCAGCCGTCGCGCGCATCCGTGCGACCGGAGCCGACGTGCTCATGGCGACGCCCGTCGACCCGGCCGACGCCCCGCTCGTCAAGGCGACCCGCGCCCGGGCGGCGATCCACACGGCGAACATCTGGTCGATCGCCCGACGTCAGGGGGCGCACGTCATCGACCAGTGGGGGCTGCACGCCCTCCGGGACTGGCGGATGTGGGCCGAGGACCGGATCCACATGACGAGCGAGGGGCACCGCCGGGTGGCCCTGGCCGCGCTGCAGGCGCTCGGCCACGCCCCGGCGGACGCTGACTGGGAGACGCCGCTCGACCCGGCGCCGCCGCTGTCCCGCCGCGAGGCCCTGCACGCCAACGCCCAGTGGGCGAAGGAGTACGTCGGGCCCTGGGTGCACCGTCGCCTCACCGGTCGGTCATCCGGCGACGCCCGGTCGCCCAAGCGTCCCGAGGTGGGCCCGCTCCCCTGA
- a CDS encoding DUF559 domain-containing protein — MQHPLASPTRATPRRGLTATDVVSAVQALGGTCSWRELRRAVPWRLIGPAVTSGLVVRSSHGVYTLPTTDEARVVAARMTGAVSHRSAALHWGWKVKASPDLPDVTVPTGRKVRPSVAGLSTVHRRDCADAELEDGWVTSRERTIIDCCRDLPFDEALSVFDSALRGGLRRSSVTAAAGSLGPRHRAKVMAVARAASGRADNPFESVLRAIALGVPDTTWEPQHRIRYDDFSAKVDVACEKLQIVLEADSFEFHGRRAALNRDCERYDELVARGWLVLRFSWEQVMFRPEWVAGVITRAVHLRRRPSADDAALQGRMTHLPAVEAVA, encoded by the coding sequence GTGCAGCACCCCCTCGCATCCCCGACTCGGGCCACTCCCCGCCGGGGCCTGACCGCAACCGACGTGGTCTCGGCCGTCCAGGCGCTCGGTGGCACCTGCTCCTGGCGCGAGCTGCGACGCGCCGTCCCCTGGCGGCTGATCGGGCCCGCCGTGACGAGCGGTCTCGTCGTCCGGTCGAGCCATGGCGTGTACACCCTGCCCACCACTGACGAGGCACGCGTCGTTGCGGCGCGGATGACCGGAGCTGTCTCCCACCGCAGCGCGGCCCTCCACTGGGGGTGGAAGGTCAAGGCGTCGCCCGACCTGCCCGACGTCACCGTCCCCACGGGCCGCAAGGTGCGTCCGAGCGTCGCGGGACTCTCGACGGTCCACCGGCGGGACTGCGCCGATGCGGAGCTCGAGGACGGGTGGGTGACCTCTCGCGAACGCACGATCATCGACTGCTGCCGTGACCTCCCCTTCGACGAGGCGCTCTCCGTCTTCGACTCAGCTCTCCGAGGCGGCCTACGACGAAGCAGCGTCACGGCTGCAGCGGGTTCGCTCGGACCGCGCCACCGGGCCAAGGTGATGGCGGTGGCCCGGGCCGCCAGTGGCAGAGCTGACAACCCCTTCGAGTCGGTGCTGCGGGCCATCGCCCTCGGCGTCCCCGACACCACGTGGGAGCCGCAGCATCGGATCCGCTACGACGACTTCTCCGCCAAGGTGGACGTCGCGTGCGAGAAGCTGCAGATCGTCCTCGAGGCCGACAGCTTCGAGTTCCACGGCCGACGCGCTGCACTGAACCGTGACTGCGAGCGCTATGACGAGCTCGTGGCCCGCGGCTGGCTGGTGCTGAGGTTCTCGTGGGAGCAGGTGATGTTCCGTCCCGAATGGGTGGCCGGCGTCATCACCCGGGCGGTCCACCTCCGACGTCGTCCGTCAGCGGATGACGCAGCCCTGCAGGGACGGATGACGCACCTTCCCGCGGTCGAAGCCGTCGCCTGA
- the gabT gene encoding 4-aminobutyrate--2-oxoglutarate transaminase, whose product MTNVAQQRVLRTAIPGPRSTELHARKAATVSAGVGVGLPVYVERAEGGILVDVDGNQLIDFGSGIAVTGVGHAAPRVVERVQAQVADFTHTCFMVTPYEEYLEVCEALAELTPGDHEKRSALFNSGAEAVENAVKIARHHTGRQAVVAFDHAYHGRTNLTMALTAKNMPYKHRFGPFAGEVYRAPMSYPFRWPGGPADCAKESFDVFVQHVHAQVGEENIAAVVLEPIQGEGGFIVPAPGFVRQVADWCRDNGILFIADEVQTGFCRTGDWFASDHEGVVPDLITTAKGMAGGLPLAAVTGRADVMDSIHGGGLGGTYGGNPVACAAALGAIETMRAEDLCGRARAIEAVFLPRLRSLAERFPQIGDIRGRGAMLAIELVRGAGDLTPHAELTAAVNRECHAQGLVTLTCGTFGNVFRFLPPLVASHELLSEGLDIFEAAFAKAVG is encoded by the coding sequence ATGACCAACGTCGCCCAGCAGCGCGTCCTCCGGACCGCGATCCCCGGCCCACGGTCCACCGAGCTGCACGCCCGCAAGGCCGCAACCGTCTCGGCGGGGGTCGGTGTCGGACTGCCCGTCTACGTCGAGCGGGCCGAGGGCGGCATCCTCGTCGACGTCGACGGCAACCAGCTGATCGACTTCGGGTCCGGCATCGCGGTGACCGGCGTCGGCCACGCGGCGCCCCGCGTCGTCGAGCGAGTCCAGGCCCAGGTCGCCGACTTCACGCATACCTGCTTCATGGTCACGCCCTACGAGGAGTACCTCGAGGTCTGCGAGGCCCTCGCCGAGCTGACGCCCGGCGACCACGAGAAGCGGTCGGCCCTCTTCAACTCCGGCGCCGAAGCCGTCGAGAACGCCGTCAAGATCGCCCGGCACCACACGGGACGGCAGGCGGTCGTCGCCTTCGACCACGCCTACCACGGTCGGACCAACCTGACGATGGCGCTGACCGCGAAGAACATGCCCTACAAGCACCGGTTCGGGCCCTTCGCGGGCGAGGTCTACCGGGCGCCGATGAGCTACCCCTTCCGGTGGCCCGGCGGCCCCGCAGACTGCGCGAAGGAGTCGTTCGACGTCTTCGTCCAGCACGTCCATGCCCAGGTCGGCGAGGAGAACATCGCCGCCGTCGTCCTCGAGCCGATCCAGGGCGAGGGTGGCTTCATCGTCCCGGCGCCCGGTTTCGTGCGGCAGGTCGCCGACTGGTGCCGCGACAACGGGATCCTCTTCATCGCCGACGAGGTGCAGACCGGGTTCTGTCGCACCGGCGACTGGTTCGCCAGCGACCACGAGGGTGTCGTGCCGGACCTCATCACCACGGCCAAGGGCATGGCGGGCGGGCTGCCGCTCGCCGCGGTGACCGGGCGCGCCGACGTCATGGACTCCATCCACGGCGGCGGCCTGGGCGGGACCTACGGCGGCAACCCGGTGGCCTGCGCGGCCGCGCTCGGTGCGATCGAGACGATGCGCGCGGAGGACCTCTGCGGGCGGGCGCGGGCCATCGAGGCGGTCTTCCTGCCGCGGCTGCGCAGCCTGGCCGAGCGGTTCCCGCAGATCGGCGACATCCGCGGGCGCGGTGCGATGCTCGCCATCGAGCTGGTGCGCGGCGCCGGTGACCTGACGCCCCACGCCGAGCTGACGGCGGCGGTCAACCGCGAGTGCCACGCCCAGGGGCTCGTCACGCTGACGTGCGGCACGTTCGGGAACGTCTTCCGCTTCCTGCCGCCGCTCGTCGCCTCCCACGAGCTGTTGTCGGAGGGGCTGGACATCTTCGAGGCGGCGTTCGCCAAGGCCGTCGGCTGA
- a CDS encoding SRPBCC family protein — MTNELTIHAPPGLPWIEFTREFDAPVSAVFNAHRDPDLVKQWLGPRGYEMTVEHWDFRDGGSYHYTHRDGANEYGFRGTFHTVRDNELAVQTFEFEGMPDEIALEFMRFVDLGPEGQPGRCRLEGRSIGSSVEGRDAMVASGMEKGMREGYERLDELVAASASA, encoded by the coding sequence ATGACCAACGAGCTGACCATCCACGCCCCCCCCGGCCTGCCCTGGATCGAGTTCACCCGAGAGTTCGACGCCCCGGTCTCGGCCGTGTTCAACGCCCACCGCGACCCCGACCTCGTCAAGCAGTGGCTCGGGCCGCGCGGCTACGAGATGACCGTCGAGCACTGGGACTTCCGGGACGGCGGCAGCTACCACTACACGCACCGCGACGGCGCCAACGAGTACGGCTTCCGGGGCACGTTCCACACCGTCCGCGACAACGAGCTCGCGGTGCAGACCTTCGAGTTCGAGGGGATGCCCGACGAGATCGCCCTGGAGTTCATGCGCTTCGTCGACCTCGGCCCCGAGGGACAGCCCGGCCGCTGCCGCCTCGAGGGCCGGTCCATCGGCAGCTCCGTGGAGGGCCGCGACGCCATGGTCGCGAGCGGGATGGAGAAGGGCATGCGCGAGGGCTACGAACGCCTTGACGAGCTCGTCGCCGCGAGTGCGAGCGCCTGA